From a region of the Feifania hominis genome:
- a CDS encoding heavy metal translocating P-type ATPase — MTTQKFNVTGMTCASCSSHVEKAVQKLDGVESASVNLLANSMSVTFDGGKLSEADIVEAVAKAGYGASPAFQKGEKKPSPQSPAAHTAAELKSMKLRLIVSFSCLIPLFYISMGHMMGLPLPHFFHGTENAMTFALTQFLLTLPILYVNRSYFENGFKTLFRGAPTMDALIAIGSSAAMVYGIFAIYQIGYGLGHGDMELAASYVMDLYFESAAMILALITLGKYLETRSKGRTSDAITKLLDLAPKTATVLRNGEEVVIPVEEVVVGDTFLVRPGASIPVDGVVEDGFSSVDEAAITGESIPVEKNSGDRVIAATVNKGGFLTCRATKVGDDTTLSQIIRLVEDAAGSKAPIAKMADRVSAVFVPAVIGIALVATIVWLILGYSFSFALSIGISVLVISCPCALGLATPVAIMVGTGKGAEHGILIKSAEALEIAHTVKTVVLDKTGTITEGKPSVTDILPAEGFDEAQLLQIAASLEKPSEHPLAEAIVEEAERRSLRLLEVSGFAAIPGQGVEVTMEQTRRFAGNLKMMRERGVSLGEFDARAEALAEDGKTPLFFAQDTQLLGVIAVADTVKPTSAAAIGELSEMGIDVVMLTGDNSRTAEAIRRRLGLKSVVAEVLPQDKEAKIAELQQGGHRVAMVGDGINDAPALARADVGIAIGAGTDIAIESADIVLMRSDLLDVVSAIQLSRRVITNIKENLFWAFFYNSIGIPLAAGVFFTALGWKLNPMFAAAAMSLSSVSVVSNALRLKWFKPKYRTALGQQAVAAASAAAVTACPVMVEETQERRETMKKLMHIEGMSCGHCSARVEKALGALDGVSASVDLEAKTATVTLSAAVSDEALTAAVTEAGYTVTGIEEVA; from the coding sequence ATGACCACGCAAAAATTCAATGTCACCGGCATGACCTGCGCCTCCTGTTCGTCACACGTGGAAAAGGCCGTGCAAAAGCTCGACGGCGTCGAGAGCGCATCGGTCAATCTTCTGGCGAACAGCATGAGCGTCACCTTTGACGGCGGCAAGCTCAGTGAGGCTGACATCGTCGAGGCCGTTGCAAAGGCGGGCTACGGCGCGTCGCCCGCCTTTCAGAAAGGCGAGAAAAAACCGAGCCCGCAGTCGCCCGCAGCGCATACGGCGGCCGAGCTCAAATCGATGAAGCTGCGGCTGATTGTCTCGTTTTCCTGCCTGATTCCCCTGTTCTACATTTCGATGGGCCATATGATGGGGCTTCCTCTGCCCCATTTCTTTCACGGCACGGAAAACGCCATGACGTTCGCTCTGACGCAGTTTCTGCTGACGCTTCCCATCCTCTATGTCAACCGCTCCTACTTTGAAAACGGTTTTAAGACCCTCTTTCGCGGCGCGCCCACCATGGACGCTCTGATCGCCATCGGCTCTTCGGCCGCCATGGTCTACGGCATCTTTGCCATTTACCAGATCGGCTACGGCCTGGGACACGGCGACATGGAACTCGCGGCGAGCTATGTGATGGATCTCTACTTCGAGTCGGCGGCGATGATTCTCGCGCTGATCACCCTCGGCAAATACCTTGAGACCCGCTCCAAGGGACGCACCAGCGACGCCATCACAAAGCTTCTCGATCTCGCGCCCAAGACCGCGACCGTTCTTCGAAACGGCGAAGAAGTTGTCATTCCGGTGGAGGAGGTTGTCGTCGGTGACACGTTCCTCGTGCGCCCCGGCGCCTCGATACCGGTTGACGGCGTGGTGGAGGACGGCTTTTCGTCCGTCGACGAGGCCGCCATCACCGGCGAGAGCATCCCTGTGGAAAAGAACAGCGGCGATCGTGTGATAGCCGCCACCGTCAACAAGGGCGGCTTCTTGACCTGCCGCGCGACCAAGGTCGGCGATGACACCACCCTCTCCCAGATCATCCGCCTGGTGGAGGACGCAGCCGGCTCCAAGGCGCCCATCGCCAAGATGGCCGACCGTGTGAGCGCCGTCTTTGTGCCGGCCGTCATCGGCATCGCCCTCGTCGCCACCATCGTTTGGCTGATTCTGGGCTACAGCTTCTCGTTTGCCCTCTCCATCGGCATCTCGGTTCTGGTCATCTCCTGCCCGTGCGCGCTCGGCCTTGCGACGCCGGTCGCCATCATGGTAGGCACGGGCAAGGGCGCCGAGCACGGCATTCTCATCAAGTCGGCTGAGGCGCTGGAAATCGCCCACACAGTCAAGACCGTAGTACTCGACAAGACCGGCACCATCACCGAGGGCAAGCCCAGCGTCACCGATATTCTCCCCGCCGAGGGATTCGACGAGGCGCAGCTTCTGCAGATTGCAGCCTCTCTGGAAAAGCCCTCGGAGCACCCGCTCGCCGAGGCCATCGTCGAGGAGGCCGAGCGGCGCTCGCTGCGTCTTCTCGAGGTGTCGGGATTCGCCGCCATCCCCGGCCAGGGCGTCGAGGTCACCATGGAGCAGACGCGCCGCTTTGCCGGCAATCTCAAGATGATGCGCGAGCGCGGCGTCTCACTCGGGGAGTTTGACGCCCGCGCCGAAGCACTCGCCGAGGACGGCAAGACCCCGCTCTTCTTCGCGCAGGACACACAGCTCCTCGGCGTCATCGCCGTGGCCGACACCGTCAAGCCCACCAGCGCCGCCGCCATCGGCGAGCTGTCCGAAATGGGCATCGACGTCGTGATGCTCACCGGCGACAACAGCCGTACTGCCGAGGCCATCCGCCGCCGGCTCGGCCTCAAATCGGTTGTGGCCGAGGTTCTCCCGCAGGACAAGGAGGCCAAAATCGCCGAGCTGCAGCAGGGCGGCCACCGCGTCGCCATGGTCGGCGACGGCATCAACGACGCGCCCGCCCTCGCGCGCGCCGACGTGGGCATCGCCATCGGCGCCGGAACGGACATCGCCATCGAGTCGGCCGACATCGTGCTGATGCGAAGCGATCTGCTCGACGTGGTATCGGCCATTCAGCTCAGCCGGCGGGTCATCACCAACATCAAAGAGAACCTGTTCTGGGCCTTTTTCTACAACTCCATCGGAATTCCGCTTGCCGCCGGCGTCTTCTTCACGGCTCTCGGCTGGAAGCTCAACCCCATGTTTGCCGCGGCGGCCATGAGCCTCTCGTCGGTGAGCGTGGTGTCAAACGCCCTGCGGCTCAAGTGGTTCAAACCCAAATACCGCACCGCCCTCGGGCAGCAGGCCGTGGCAGCCGCATCAGCGGCAGCCGTCACCGCCTGCCCCGTTATGGTAGAAGAAACGCAGGAGAGGAGGGAAACCATGAAAAAACTCATGCACATTGAGGGTATGTCCTGCGGTCACTGCTCGGCCCGTGTCGAGAAGGCGCTGGGTGCGCTCGACGGCGTCAGCGCGAGCGTTGACCTCGAGGCGAAGACCGCGACTGTCACGCTGAGCGCCGCCGTGTCCGACGAAGCGCTCACCGCCGCCGTCACCGAAGCCGGCTACACCGTGACCGGCATTGAGGAGGTGGCGTGA
- a CDS encoding MATE family efflux transporter, protein MEQNKENKMANTPMLKLILSMSVPAMFSMLVQALYNIVDSVYVSHYSPDALTALSLAFPIQSLIIAVGVGTGIGINSLVSRRLGEGRREEADKAASHGMVLGVINGLVTALLGILFTGTFFGSFQPTQTVFSMGCQYVYTVTICSLFVYVEINVEKTLQATGNMIYPMLFQLTGAIVNIILDPIMIFGYLGCPEMGVFGAALATVIGQFCALAFSVYVLRTKSHEVKINLRHFRFEGSTVKNIYQVGIPSIIMQSITAFLVTLLNGILIKFSEAAVSVLGVYFKLQSFVFMPVFGLTQGVMPIMGYSYGAKKKQRLVSALKIGIVFAIVIMAVGFAIFQLVPDLLLDIFKADPEVMRIGVPALKIISLSFIPAALGILFSTMFQAVGLGTRSLIVSVLRQLVLILPSAYLFARIGVEYVWYSFPLAEGVSFIVSVLLFWQVYRKYVKNLDSPLQVA, encoded by the coding sequence ATGGAACAGAACAAAGAGAACAAGATGGCAAACACACCGATGCTCAAACTCATCTTATCCATGTCGGTGCCGGCCATGTTCTCCATGCTGGTGCAGGCGCTCTACAACATTGTCGACAGCGTCTATGTCTCCCACTACAGCCCAGACGCGCTGACCGCGCTGTCGCTTGCCTTCCCGATTCAGTCGCTGATCATAGCGGTGGGGGTCGGTACCGGCATCGGTATCAACTCGCTCGTCTCGCGCCGCCTCGGCGAGGGCCGGCGCGAGGAGGCGGACAAGGCGGCGTCCCACGGAATGGTGCTCGGCGTCATCAACGGCCTTGTGACCGCGCTGCTCGGCATTCTGTTCACCGGTACATTCTTTGGCTCTTTTCAGCCGACGCAGACCGTCTTTTCGATGGGCTGCCAGTATGTCTACACGGTGACGATCTGCTCGCTTTTCGTCTACGTCGAGATCAATGTGGAGAAGACGCTTCAGGCGACGGGCAACATGATCTACCCGATGCTCTTTCAGCTCACCGGTGCGATTGTGAACATCATACTGGATCCCATCATGATCTTCGGCTACCTCGGCTGCCCGGAGATGGGGGTGTTCGGTGCGGCGCTCGCAACCGTCATCGGCCAGTTCTGCGCGCTCGCGTTCTCGGTGTATGTGCTGCGCACAAAGAGCCATGAGGTCAAGATCAATCTCAGGCATTTTCGCTTTGAGGGGAGCACAGTCAAAAACATCTATCAGGTTGGCATTCCCTCCATCATCATGCAGTCGATCACGGCGTTTCTCGTGACGCTGCTCAATGGCATTCTCATCAAATTCTCCGAGGCCGCGGTCTCGGTGCTCGGCGTCTACTTCAAGCTGCAGTCCTTTGTGTTCATGCCGGTGTTCGGCCTGACGCAGGGGGTCATGCCCATCATGGGCTACAGCTATGGCGCAAAGAAGAAGCAGCGGCTCGTCTCGGCGCTCAAGATCGGCATTGTCTTTGCCATCGTCATCATGGCTGTCGGCTTTGCGATCTTCCAGCTCGTGCCCGATCTGCTGCTCGACATCTTCAAGGCCGACCCGGAGGTCATGCGAATCGGCGTACCGGCGTTGAAGATCATCTCGCTGTCGTTTATTCCGGCGGCGCTCGGCATTTTGTTTTCGACCATGTTCCAGGCGGTGGGCCTCGGCACGCGCAGCCTGATCGTGTCGGTGCTGCGGCAGCTTGTGCTCATTCTGCCGTCGGCCTACCTCTTCGCACGCATCGGCGTGGAGTATGTGTGGTATTCGTTCCCGCTCGCGGAGGGCGTCTCATTCATTGTGAGTGTGCTGCTCTTCTGGCAGGTCTACCGCAAATATGTGAAAAATCTCGACTCACCTCTACAGGTGGCATAG
- the pepD gene encoding beta-Ala-His dipeptidase has product MAILSGLKPERVFSYFEELSRVPRGSGNTASASNLCAAYARQLGLRCRQDAANNVIIWKDASPGYEGAAPIILQGHLDMVCAKTEDCTKDMATQGLDLVTDGEWIWADKTSLGADNGVAIAIILAILTDDTLPHPPIEAVFTADEEIGLVGAFALDCSDLRGRTLLNLDFEDEGVFTVSSAGGVSLDCALAAAREPLDGECCYEIVLDGLIGGHSGADIDKGRASANPLMVRVLYSAMEQIPLLRLCDIHGGQFDNVISPSCRAKIAVPHEQAQALEQFLASFGGVLKNEWACEPELSLSWNAAAPSDALSVRDTSRALHLLLGLPHGVQAMSMEFPGLVQTSLNFSFVCLEPDGLRFTCSIRSCIASQKAMMVQRVRAAVESAGGSVAERSDYPGWQYAKSSALRELILSAYRDISGREGRVVASHGGLECGLFVDRIPGLDAISTGPDLQGVHSVHERVSVRSIAHLYDLVCEVLKRSR; this is encoded by the coding sequence ATGGCCATTTTATCAGGATTGAAACCCGAGAGGGTTTTTTCCTATTTTGAAGAGCTCTCCCGTGTTCCCCGCGGCAGCGGCAACACGGCGAGTGCGAGCAATCTCTGCGCGGCATATGCCCGGCAGCTCGGCCTGCGCTGCCGGCAGGACGCCGCAAACAACGTTATCATTTGGAAAGACGCCTCGCCCGGCTACGAGGGTGCAGCGCCCATCATTCTGCAGGGTCACCTCGACATGGTGTGCGCCAAGACGGAGGACTGCACCAAGGATATGGCAACCCAGGGACTGGATCTCGTGACTGACGGCGAGTGGATCTGGGCGGACAAGACCTCCCTCGGCGCCGACAACGGCGTCGCCATCGCCATCATTCTCGCCATTCTCACCGACGACACGCTGCCCCATCCACCCATTGAGGCAGTTTTCACTGCCGATGAGGAGATCGGCCTGGTCGGCGCCTTTGCGCTGGATTGCTCCGATCTGCGCGGCAGGACGCTTCTGAATCTCGACTTTGAGGATGAGGGCGTCTTTACGGTCTCGAGCGCCGGCGGCGTGAGTCTCGACTGTGCGCTTGCGGCAGCGCGCGAGCCCCTCGATGGTGAATGCTGCTATGAGATTGTACTCGACGGGCTGATCGGCGGACACTCCGGCGCCGACATCGACAAGGGGCGCGCCAGCGCCAATCCGCTGATGGTCCGTGTGCTCTACTCGGCGATGGAGCAAATTCCCCTGCTGCGGCTATGCGATATCCACGGCGGCCAGTTCGACAATGTCATCAGCCCCAGCTGCCGCGCTAAAATAGCGGTTCCTCATGAGCAGGCACAGGCGCTGGAACAATTTCTCGCGTCGTTTGGCGGCGTGCTCAAAAACGAGTGGGCCTGCGAGCCGGAGCTTTCTCTGAGCTGGAACGCCGCGGCGCCATCCGACGCGCTGAGCGTGCGCGACACTTCCCGCGCGCTCCATCTTCTGCTCGGGCTGCCACACGGCGTACAGGCGATGAGCATGGAGTTTCCCGGATTGGTTCAGACTTCGCTCAATTTCAGCTTCGTCTGTCTCGAGCCGGATGGTCTGCGCTTCACCTGTTCCATCCGCTCCTGCATCGCATCGCAGAAAGCGATGATGGTGCAGCGCGTGCGCGCCGCCGTTGAATCCGCAGGCGGCAGCGTGGCCGAACGCAGCGACTATCCCGGCTGGCAGTACGCCAAGAGCTCCGCTCTGCGTGAGCTCATCCTCTCGGCCTACCGCGATATCAGCGGCCGGGAGGGCCGCGTCGTCGCCTCTCACGGGGGACTTGAATGTGGCCTGTTTGTCGATCGCATCCCCGGACTGGACGCAATTTCCACGGGGCCCGACCTGCAGGGCGTGCACTCCGTGCACGAGCGGGTCAGCGTTCGCTCGATCGCGCATCTTTACGATCTCGTCTGCGAAGTGTTAAAGAGGAGTCGGTAG
- a CDS encoding glycoside hydrolase family 26 protein has translation MKKILMLALCALCLTVLSGCGGAPRADYCFVNGVRAESTNKSPRTHDIKTVTAQEDGALRFVNYPEGYTLDFPAGTQFDCSLCQLLVQADTPDYSVTVSCERSPYEDVEGYIDYYQNRFYTHEGFRAANGLNLLCDETFDVGGLRCDLLALERPGAENGLPKVYAYAYLYTGGQNYMRFLFRGTQADDAFLPRCRALLETYRSSEPVGFSYSHREAEPHLPAQWDEPTRALYRHYLESDGVDFGIFSSPLQVNVDEGELLSLEERLDYRFEISLIYSQLHMPFPMAAMEKAAELGKTVELTIQVSAQNNEDIFGYTPMFDLADGRLDGQIRALAQNIKAFGRPLLFRLNNEMNSDWTSYSGIVTLGDPELYRSVWQRFYRIFEQEGVTNAIWVFNPNDNNYPPNKWNNFLCYYPGDEYVQMIGLTGYNTGTYYNAETGEVWRSFERIYRALNRSYEPVFGKFPWIITEFSSSSFGGDKARWITEMFADLKTFPNIKAAVWFHYADFDTRPGREGTAARPYWLDETPETLEAFRRGLAGLQG, from the coding sequence TTGAAAAAAATACTGATGCTGGCGCTGTGCGCTCTCTGCCTGACCGTTCTCTCAGGGTGCGGCGGCGCGCCGCGCGCCGACTACTGTTTCGTAAACGGCGTGCGCGCTGAGTCGACGAACAAGAGCCCGCGCACCCACGACATCAAAACCGTGACTGCGCAGGAGGATGGCGCGCTGCGCTTTGTCAATTATCCCGAGGGCTACACACTCGACTTCCCCGCCGGGACGCAGTTTGACTGCTCCCTCTGCCAGCTTCTTGTACAGGCCGACACGCCCGACTACAGCGTCACCGTCAGCTGTGAGCGCTCCCCCTACGAGGACGTGGAGGGCTACATCGACTACTACCAGAACCGCTTTTACACCCACGAGGGCTTTCGCGCGGCAAACGGGCTGAATCTGCTGTGTGACGAGACGTTCGATGTGGGCGGGCTGCGGTGTGATCTGCTCGCGCTCGAGCGGCCCGGCGCCGAAAATGGGCTGCCAAAGGTCTATGCTTATGCCTATCTCTACACCGGCGGCCAAAACTATATGCGCTTTCTCTTTCGCGGCACGCAGGCGGACGACGCCTTTCTCCCCCGCTGCCGGGCGCTGCTTGAGACCTATCGGTCGAGCGAGCCTGTGGGGTTCTCCTATTCGCACCGCGAAGCCGAGCCCCATCTGCCCGCCCAGTGGGACGAGCCCACACGCGCGCTCTACCGGCACTACCTCGAGTCGGACGGCGTGGACTTCGGCATCTTCTCCTCCCCGCTGCAGGTGAATGTCGATGAGGGCGAACTTCTGTCTCTGGAGGAGCGCCTCGACTACCGCTTTGAAATCTCGCTGATCTACAGCCAGCTCCACATGCCCTTTCCCATGGCCGCTATGGAGAAAGCGGCCGAGCTCGGCAAGACGGTGGAACTGACCATTCAGGTTTCGGCTCAGAACAACGAGGACATCTTCGGCTACACCCCCATGTTTGATCTTGCCGACGGCCGTCTTGACGGGCAGATTCGCGCGCTCGCGCAGAACATCAAGGCCTTTGGGCGGCCGCTGCTCTTCCGGCTCAACAACGAGATGAACAGCGACTGGACCAGCTACAGCGGCATCGTCACCCTCGGCGATCCCGAGCTCTACCGCAGCGTGTGGCAGCGCTTCTACCGCATCTTTGAGCAGGAGGGCGTCACAAACGCCATCTGGGTCTTCAATCCCAACGACAACAACTACCCGCCGAACAAGTGGAACAACTTTCTGTGCTACTACCCGGGTGATGAGTATGTGCAGATGATCGGCCTGACCGGCTACAACACCGGCACCTACTACAACGCCGAGACCGGCGAGGTGTGGCGCTCCTTTGAGCGGATCTACCGCGCACTCAACCGCAGCTATGAGCCTGTCTTCGGCAAATTCCCCTGGATCATCACCGAGTTCTCCTCGAGTTCCTTTGGCGGAGACAAGGCGCGGTGGATCACCGAGATGTTTGCCGATCTGAAGACCTTTCCGAACATCAAGGCGGCGGTCTGGTTCCACTATGCGGACTTTGATACCCGGCCCGGCCGCGAGGGTACGGCGGCACGCCCCTACTGGCTCGACGAGACCCCCGAGACGCTGGAGGCTTTCCGCCGCGGTCTTGCAGGACTGCAGGGCTGA
- a CDS encoding metal-sensing transcriptional repressor, with protein sequence MQADKAKITRLLKTARGQLDGILKMVEEDRYCVDISNQLMATTSILKKTNAEIIRAHLEHCVKDAVATGNHAERIDEIAELLDKLTKS encoded by the coding sequence ATGCAGGCCGACAAGGCAAAGATCACCCGTCTGCTCAAGACTGCGCGCGGCCAGCTCGACGGCATTCTCAAAATGGTGGAGGAGGATCGTTACTGCGTCGACATCTCAAACCAGCTCATGGCGACGACCTCCATTCTCAAAAAGACCAACGCCGAGATCATCCGCGCCCATCTGGAGCACTGCGTCAAGGACGCTGTGGCAACCGGCAACCACGCCGAGCGCATCGACGAGATCGCCGAGCTGCTCGACAAGCTGACAAAGTCGTAA
- a CDS encoding Na+/H+ antiporter NhaC family protein — MDLLVALLVFLAALCAGLVWNLPVLLPLLAGLMCFLGVSLRRGFRPCELGRMMLSGARRSLVVLRIMALIGCVTAVWRSAGTVSFFVYHGAGIISAPLFVLLCFLLTCLFSFLLGTSFGTVSTIGVVLMMLARSGGVDPLLAAGAVISGAYFGDRCAPTSSSANMVAALTDTELYRNVKNMLRSGLPALLLCTGGYLALSLANPLSRLDREVLGEIKALFSLHPLTILPAVLLLVLCLCRVNVSLCIFLSTLGAAVISILIQGQSLTAVLHTLVFGFRAGGGGPFAAIIGGGGLVSMLSVIAVVLVTSTYSGIFEGTGLLAGIESALGRLAKSLTRFGVTLLTALVTNAFSCNQTLATMLTCQLTRGLYGDDRQRLALDMEDSVIVTAGLIPWSIAAAVPLAALGVGNGALPYAFYLFAVPLCSLARSLLHRRAPEPARL, encoded by the coding sequence TTGGATCTTCTGGTGGCTCTTCTTGTCTTTCTCGCCGCGCTCTGCGCGGGGCTCGTGTGGAATCTGCCGGTTCTGCTGCCCCTGCTTGCGGGGCTTATGTGCTTTCTCGGCGTCTCGCTGCGCCGAGGATTTCGCCCGTGTGAGCTCGGGCGGATGATGCTTTCCGGCGCGCGGCGCTCACTGGTCGTGCTGCGCATCATGGCTCTGATCGGCTGTGTCACCGCCGTGTGGCGGTCGGCGGGCACGGTCAGCTTCTTTGTCTACCACGGCGCGGGCATCATCAGCGCGCCTCTCTTTGTGCTGCTCTGCTTTCTGCTGACCTGCCTGTTCTCCTTTCTGCTCGGCACATCGTTCGGCACGGTGAGCACCATCGGCGTGGTGCTGATGATGCTCGCGAGAAGCGGCGGAGTCGACCCGCTGCTCGCGGCCGGCGCCGTCATCTCGGGAGCCTACTTCGGCGACCGTTGCGCGCCCACCTCGTCGAGCGCGAACATGGTCGCCGCCCTCACCGATACCGAGCTCTACCGAAATGTGAAAAACATGCTGCGTTCGGGGCTCCCCGCTCTTCTGCTCTGCACGGGCGGCTATCTCGCTCTCTCGCTTGCAAACCCGCTTTCGCGTCTCGACCGCGAAGTGCTCGGCGAGATCAAGGCTCTCTTCTCGCTGCATCCGCTGACCATTCTGCCGGCGGTCCTGCTCCTTGTGCTGTGCCTGTGCCGCGTCAATGTCAGTCTCTGTATCTTTTTGAGCACACTCGGCGCAGCGGTAATCAGCATCCTGATTCAGGGTCAGTCTCTGACGGCCGTTCTGCACACGCTGGTATTCGGCTTTCGGGCCGGGGGCGGCGGCCCCTTTGCCGCCATCATCGGCGGAGGCGGTCTTGTGAGCATGCTCAGCGTCATCGCGGTGGTGCTCGTCACATCGACCTATTCGGGCATCTTTGAGGGAACCGGGCTCCTCGCGGGAATCGAGTCTGCGCTCGGCCGGCTTGCAAAGTCCCTGACCCGCTTCGGCGTGACGCTGCTGACGGCTCTGGTGACCAACGCCTTCTCCTGCAACCAGACGCTTGCCACCATGCTCACCTGCCAGCTGACCCGCGGTCTCTACGGCGACGACCGGCAGCGTCTCGCCCTCGACATGGAGGACTCCGTCATCGTGACGGCGGGCCTCATCCCGTGGAGCATTGCCGCGGCGGTTCCCCTCGCGGCGCTCGGCGTCGGAAACGGAGCGCTGCCGTACGCGTTCTACCTCTTCGCCGTGCCTCTGTGTTCGCTTGCCCGGTCGCTGCTGCACCGCAGGGCGCCGGAGCCTGCACGGCTCTGA